A stretch of the Sinorhizobium alkalisoli genome encodes the following:
- a CDS encoding glycosyltransferase family 2 protein — protein MTAAAPTNVCVIIAAKNAADTIGRAIRSALAEPEAAEIIVIDDASDDGTIAAARAVDDGSGRLVVVRFEENRGPAAARNHAIAISQSPLLAVLDADDFFLPGRLRGLLAHDDWDFIADNIAFVDAEQVANIRSKILRFAATPRPLDLIGFVDGNISQRGVRRGEIGFLKPLMRRSFLDKHRLRYNETLRLGEDYELYARALARGARYKIIHSCGYAALVRGNSLSGRHRTIDLKRLYEADRNILSEQNLTSDERAAFRRHERHVRARYELRHFLDLKKQGGLASALAYAFSHPAALPAIAGGILADKTERFRPARSPAPVALGGAGEVRYLLQGPATERTE, from the coding sequence ATGACCGCAGCCGCGCCGACGAATGTTTGCGTTATCATTGCCGCCAAAAACGCCGCCGATACGATCGGGAGAGCCATCAGGTCCGCCCTCGCCGAGCCAGAAGCGGCCGAAATCATCGTGATCGACGACGCCTCCGACGACGGAACCATTGCTGCGGCGCGCGCTGTCGACGACGGTAGCGGCCGCCTTGTCGTCGTCCGCTTTGAAGAGAACCGCGGGCCGGCCGCGGCACGAAACCATGCGATTGCGATCTCACAGTCGCCATTACTGGCGGTGCTCGATGCGGACGACTTCTTCCTGCCCGGGCGGCTGCGGGGGTTGCTGGCGCACGACGATTGGGATTTCATCGCCGACAACATCGCCTTCGTAGATGCAGAGCAGGTGGCAAATATCCGCAGCAAGATTCTGCGGTTTGCGGCCACCCCTCGCCCTCTCGACCTCATCGGATTCGTCGACGGCAACATATCCCAGCGGGGCGTCCGCCGCGGCGAAATCGGGTTTTTGAAGCCGCTGATGCGGCGATCCTTTCTCGATAAGCATCGACTTCGCTACAACGAGACCCTGCGCCTCGGGGAGGATTACGAACTCTATGCACGGGCACTTGCGCGCGGGGCCCGCTACAAAATCATCCACAGCTGCGGCTATGCCGCGCTGGTTCGAGGGAATTCGCTCAGCGGCCGCCACAGGACCATCGACCTGAAGCGCCTCTACGAGGCCGATCGTAACATCCTTTCCGAGCAGAACCTGACCAGCGACGAAAGAGCCGCTTTCAGGCGGCACGAGCGCCATGTCCGCGCCCGCTACGAACTCAGGCATTTCCTTGATCTCAAGAAGCAAGGCGGCCTCGCAAGCGCGCTCGCCTATGCCTTCTCCCATCCGGCCGCCCTCCCGGCGATCGCAGGCGGAATCCTTGCCGACAAGACAGAGCGTTTTCGCCCTGCCCGCTCGCCGGCGCCGGTCGCCCTCGGCGGCGCCGGTGAGGTGCGCTATCTGCTGCAAGGGCCAGCAACCGAGCGGACGGAATAG
- a CDS encoding sugar transferase, whose translation MKSATRSASSPFFISPDMGAARPIGGISKRSFDILIASLGLLALSPLFLLLMALVKLSDGGSAFYGHRRIGHNGQAFRCLKFRTMREDGDRVLQEYFRANPAAYEEWRATRKLQHDPRVTVLGSVLRKLSLDELPQLLNVIRGEMSLVGPRPVVEDELELYDAAAVYYLRSRPGLTGLWQISGRNDVSYAARVAFDTHYVENWSLLTDLVIVFKTIPAVCFSRGSY comes from the coding sequence ATGAAGTCCGCGACGCGCTCGGCCAGTTCGCCATTTTTCATCTCCCCGGACATGGGCGCAGCCCGGCCGATCGGGGGGATATCCAAACGGAGTTTCGACATACTGATTGCTTCCCTGGGGCTCCTCGCCCTCAGCCCGCTTTTCCTGCTTCTGATGGCTTTGGTAAAGTTATCGGATGGCGGAAGCGCATTTTATGGACATCGTCGGATCGGTCACAACGGTCAGGCCTTTAGATGCCTGAAGTTCCGCACGATGAGGGAAGACGGCGACCGTGTGCTGCAGGAGTATTTCAGGGCGAATCCCGCCGCCTACGAGGAATGGCGTGCGACCCGCAAGCTTCAACACGATCCGCGCGTGACGGTTCTCGGCAGCGTGCTGCGCAAGCTCAGCCTTGATGAGTTGCCGCAATTGCTCAACGTGATTCGCGGCGAGATGAGCCTCGTCGGTCCGCGCCCGGTCGTGGAAGACGAGCTCGAGCTCTATGACGCGGCTGCGGTCTATTATCTGCGCTCGCGACCGGGCCTGACGGGTCTCTGGCAGATCAGTGGCCGGAACGACGTGTCCTATGCCGCCCGCGTGGCGTTCGATACGCACTATGTCGAGAACTGGTCGCTGCTCACCGATCTTGTCATTGTGTTCAAGACAATCCCTGCCGTCTGCTTCAGTCGCGGCAGCTATTGA
- a CDS encoding glycosyltransferase family 2 protein, with the protein MTTARSTSSLIVIPCLNEAMHIEALVDKLRPSLEPLNARIVIADGGSTDGTREIADDLATDDPRVLFLDNPQRIQSAAINLAVAEFGSGFDFLIRIDAHATYPDDYCVRLVEEAIAIEADSVVVAMETVGHSTFQKATAVAQNSKLGNGGSKHRTGAAGHWVEHGHHALMRIDAFRAIGGYDESFSHNEDAEFDYRLRQAGYRIWMTDKTSMVYYPRTRIGPLFRQYFGYGRGRARNFLKHRAMPGMRQMVPMAVAPVAFGAFLAIINWAAIIPFGVWAAACLGYGVWIAIGQRNPYGPLAAVSAMIMHLAWSTGFWRELLSFRHRAAR; encoded by the coding sequence ATGACTACGGCGCGCTCGACATCGAGCCTGATCGTCATCCCATGCCTCAACGAAGCCATGCACATAGAGGCTCTCGTCGACAAGCTTCGTCCTTCGCTCGAGCCGCTGAATGCGAGAATCGTGATTGCCGACGGCGGCAGTACCGACGGCACACGCGAAATCGCCGACGACCTCGCCACGGACGATCCGCGCGTGCTCTTCCTTGACAATCCGCAACGGATCCAGAGCGCCGCGATCAACCTTGCAGTCGCCGAGTTCGGCTCCGGCTTCGATTTTCTGATCCGCATCGATGCGCACGCCACCTATCCGGACGACTATTGCGTACGACTCGTGGAGGAAGCGATCGCCATTGAGGCCGACTCGGTCGTTGTCGCCATGGAGACCGTCGGCCACAGCACTTTCCAGAAAGCGACGGCTGTCGCCCAAAACTCCAAGCTCGGCAATGGAGGCTCGAAGCACCGGACCGGCGCAGCCGGCCACTGGGTCGAGCATGGGCACCACGCGCTGATGCGGATCGACGCCTTTCGAGCGATCGGCGGCTATGACGAAAGCTTCAGCCACAACGAAGATGCGGAGTTCGACTATCGCTTGCGACAGGCCGGCTACCGCATCTGGATGACCGACAAGACGAGCATGGTCTACTATCCGCGCACCCGGATCGGACCGCTCTTTCGCCAGTATTTCGGCTATGGCCGCGGCCGCGCCAGAAATTTCCTCAAACACCGCGCCATGCCCGGAATGCGGCAGATGGTCCCGATGGCGGTAGCGCCCGTCGCCTTCGGCGCGTTTCTCGCCATCATCAACTGGGCCGCCATCATTCCCTTTGGCGTTTGGGCGGCCGCCTGCCTCGGCTATGGCGTGTGGATCGCGATTGGTCAGCGAAATCCTTATGGCCCACTTGCCGCGGTTTCGGCGATGATCATGCATCTCGCATGGTCCACCGGCTTCTGGCGGGAGCTTCTCTCTTTCCGGCACAGGGCGGCACGATGA
- a CDS encoding glycoside hydrolase family 16 protein — MNIDRLRRHYRLALAATFSVVGIGHIAVAQEGANGTSFLDDFDRLDRKFWFISDGWNNGTFQNCTWSEKQVKVVNGVLQLTFEERKEGDRNYACGEIQTRKRYGYGTYEARIKAADGSGLNSAFFTYIGPTNKKPHDEIDFEVLGKNTAKVQVNQYVSAKGGNEFLADVPGGANQGFNDYAFVWEKDRLRYYVNGELVHEVNDPAKIPVNAQKIFFSLWGTDTLTDWMGTFAYKEPTKLEVDRVAFTAAGDDCQFAESVACRLD, encoded by the coding sequence ATGAACATTGACCGTCTCAGGCGCCACTATCGTCTCGCTCTCGCCGCGACGTTCTCTGTCGTTGGCATCGGACATATTGCCGTGGCCCAGGAGGGCGCCAACGGCACGTCCTTCCTGGACGATTTCGATCGGCTCGACCGCAAGTTCTGGTTTATCTCGGACGGTTGGAACAATGGCACGTTTCAAAATTGCACTTGGTCGGAGAAGCAGGTGAAGGTGGTGAACGGTGTGCTGCAACTGACCTTCGAGGAGCGCAAGGAAGGGGACCGGAATTACGCCTGCGGCGAGATCCAGACGCGCAAGCGTTATGGCTACGGCACCTATGAAGCCAGGATCAAGGCGGCGGACGGATCGGGGCTGAACTCAGCCTTCTTTACCTATATAGGTCCCACCAACAAGAAGCCGCATGACGAAATCGACTTCGAGGTGCTCGGCAAGAACACTGCAAAGGTGCAGGTCAATCAATATGTCTCGGCCAAGGGCGGCAACGAGTTCCTCGCCGATGTACCGGGTGGTGCCAACCAAGGCTTCAATGACTACGCCTTCGTCTGGGAGAAAGACCGGCTTCGCTACTACGTCAATGGCGAATTGGTGCACGAAGTGAACGATCCCGCCAAGATTCCAGTCAACGCCCAGAAGATCTTTTTCAGCCTGTGGGGAACCGACACCCTGACCGATTGGATGGGCACGTTTGCCTACAAGGAGCCGACGAAGCTCGAGGTTGACCGCGTAGCCTTCACGGCCGCCGGCGACGACTGCCAATTCGCTGAGTCGGTGGCATGCCGGCTGGACTGA
- a CDS encoding glycosyl transferase family 1, with the protein MLQILYLAQDLADPAVRRRTLALISGGASVTLAGFRRSDNPLAAIEGVMSVALGKTADGRFLQRIGAVAGACLSLKRKLGHLRKPDVIIARNLEMLAVARRAAALFGGDVPIVYECLDIHRLMLRDDMIGRALRAAEGSLGRDARLLITSSPAFLEHYFRPLSHLEATPMLIENKVLEISDAKEAAHETGTYPPRATPWKIGWFGALRCSKSLALLAEFSRRMEGRFEIVLRGRPAHSEFDDFEGFVHNEPFMRFDGAYRNPEDLPEIYGGAHFTWAIDFFEEGQNSAWLLPNRLYEGCRYGRVPIAMRGTETARFLSARNIGLVLEEASAEGLASLVGAMTPDRFTDAAARIEQCHATTWIFNRSDCEALVQRLAALTREPHAFAPAAAMTAPRHNEGGMP; encoded by the coding sequence ATGCTGCAGATACTTTACTTGGCACAGGATCTTGCCGACCCTGCCGTGCGGCGCAGGACCCTTGCGCTCATCAGCGGCGGGGCCAGCGTCACGCTGGCGGGTTTTCGCCGTAGCGACAACCCGCTTGCGGCGATCGAGGGCGTGATGTCGGTTGCGCTCGGCAAGACCGCCGACGGCCGCTTCCTGCAGCGCATCGGCGCCGTGGCCGGCGCATGCCTGTCGCTCAAGCGCAAGCTTGGGCACCTTCGCAAGCCTGACGTGATCATCGCCCGCAATCTTGAAATGCTCGCCGTTGCAAGACGGGCTGCGGCACTCTTCGGCGGCGACGTTCCGATCGTCTACGAATGCCTCGATATTCACCGGCTCATGCTGCGCGACGACATGATCGGGCGCGCCTTGCGCGCCGCCGAAGGCAGTCTTGGTCGTGACGCGCGCTTGCTGATCACCAGTTCGCCTGCGTTCCTCGAACACTATTTCCGCCCTCTGTCGCACCTCGAAGCAACACCGATGCTCATCGAGAACAAAGTGCTCGAAATCTCTGACGCGAAAGAAGCGGCACATGAGACAGGAACCTATCCGCCGCGCGCCACACCATGGAAAATCGGTTGGTTCGGTGCATTGCGCTGCAGCAAATCGCTCGCACTTCTTGCGGAATTTTCCAGGAGGATGGAGGGCCGCTTCGAAATCGTCCTGCGCGGCCGCCCCGCCCATTCCGAGTTCGACGATTTCGAAGGCTTCGTTCACAATGAGCCGTTCATGCGCTTCGACGGCGCCTATCGTAACCCAGAGGACCTCCCCGAAATCTATGGCGGCGCGCATTTCACTTGGGCCATCGATTTCTTCGAGGAAGGCCAGAACTCCGCCTGGCTTCTGCCGAACCGTCTCTATGAGGGTTGCCGCTACGGGCGAGTGCCGATCGCCATGCGGGGAACCGAAACCGCCCGCTTCCTTTCGGCACGCAACATCGGTCTCGTGCTCGAGGAAGCCAGTGCCGAAGGCCTTGCCTCCCTTGTCGGGGCAATGACACCGGATCGCTTCACCGATGCCGCTGCGCGCATCGAGCAGTGCCACGCAACAACCTGGATTTTCAACCGCTCCGACTGCGAGGCGCTGGTGCAGCGATTGGCGGCGCTCACGCGCGAACCGCACGCATTCGCACCGGCTGCGGCAATGACGGCGCCCCGACACAATGAAGGTGGAATGCCATGA
- a CDS encoding thermonuclease family protein, translated as MVALALLIATGNAHASEPIVGDAIVIDGDTIEIAGERIQLSGVDAPEGWQVCLDETGADYQCGKVSTRALNIFLSASRPTRCEIVARDRYGRFVATCFRADGEDVNRWLVETGNALERANLNQGLYTAAQAMAQSAGIGIWRGQPQGGRTERITREGLRTEDAQ; from the coding sequence ATGGTTGCATTGGCTCTGTTGATTGCCACAGGCAACGCACATGCGTCGGAACCGATCGTTGGCGACGCCATCGTGATCGACGGTGATACGATCGAAATCGCCGGGGAACGCATTCAGTTGAGCGGCGTCGACGCGCCGGAGGGCTGGCAGGTCTGCCTCGACGAAACGGGAGCGGATTATCAGTGCGGAAAGGTATCCACACGGGCCTTGAACATCTTTCTTTCCGCCTCCCGCCCGACACGCTGTGAGATCGTCGCGCGTGACCGCTACGGCCGCTTCGTTGCGACCTGCTTTCGCGCGGACGGCGAGGACGTCAATCGGTGGTTGGTCGAGACGGGCAATGCGTTGGAGCGGGCAAACCTCAACCAAGGTCTCTATACCGCGGCCCAAGCCATGGCCCAATCGGCCGGCATCGGCATTTGGCGCGGACAGCCCCAAGGCGGGCGCACGGAGCGGATCACCCGAGAGGGCTTGAGAACCGAAGACGCGCAGTGA
- a CDS encoding exopolysaccharide production repressor protein: protein MFAPRFFVSMLGALVAFAIATYYLTGSFASTAVQTLICAVLIQVGYFVGVLFLIWKEARDRRKLSPTKQAAATEVATEEKQSARFSLRRVGRPRHFNS from the coding sequence ATGTTCGCACCGCGTTTTTTTGTGAGCATGCTCGGCGCGTTGGTGGCGTTCGCCATCGCGACCTATTACTTGACCGGATCGTTCGCTTCCACGGCGGTTCAGACGCTGATCTGTGCCGTGCTCATCCAGGTCGGGTATTTTGTTGGCGTGCTATTTCTGATCTGGAAGGAGGCTCGCGATCGTCGCAAACTTTCCCCTACCAAACAGGCAGCAGCCACCGAGGTGGCGACTGAGGAAAAGCAGTCCGCCAGGTTTTCCCTGCGCAGGGTTGGCCGTCCGCGGCATTTCAATTCCTGA